A single window of Nocardioides kongjuensis DNA harbors:
- a CDS encoding TRC40/GET3/ArsA family transport-energizing ATPase, translating to MRIVLFTGKGGVGKSTVAAGTAALAAARGLRTLVISTDAAHSLADAYGAVSTGSTHPGAEPTEVAPGLFLQQVDAQLRFEQSWADIQRYLLSVLDAVGMDPVAAEEMTVIPGAEEVLALLELRQHARSGAWDVIVVDCAPTAETLRLLALPEALGWYLERLLPIQRRLVKALRPVLNRAAGVPMPGDAVFDAITRLHGELDDVHALLSGPGSTVRLVLTPEQVVLAEARRAYTSLCLFGYRVDGVVANRVFPAGDDDPWRAGWVTAQAAVLREVAQSFSGLPVWTSEYQAAEPVGVPALSVLAADLYDGADPLAVPAGDGPFRVARGDDGGAVAHLSLPNVSRSEVDLARNGDELVLTVGSYRRLLTLPPGLARLRVAGASVVEGELRVRFAEPEPVDAR from the coding sequence GTGCGGATCGTTCTCTTCACCGGCAAGGGCGGCGTCGGCAAGTCCACCGTGGCCGCCGGCACCGCGGCCCTCGCCGCCGCGCGGGGCCTGCGCACACTGGTGATCTCGACGGACGCCGCGCACTCCCTGGCCGATGCGTACGGCGCGGTCTCGACGGGTTCGACCCACCCGGGAGCCGAGCCGACCGAGGTGGCACCCGGCCTGTTCCTGCAGCAGGTCGACGCCCAGCTGCGCTTCGAGCAGTCCTGGGCCGACATCCAGCGCTACCTGCTCTCGGTCCTCGACGCGGTGGGCATGGACCCGGTCGCGGCCGAGGAGATGACGGTCATCCCCGGCGCCGAGGAGGTGCTCGCGCTGCTCGAGCTGCGCCAGCACGCCCGATCCGGCGCCTGGGACGTGATCGTCGTCGACTGCGCACCGACCGCCGAGACCCTGCGCCTGCTGGCCCTGCCGGAGGCGCTCGGCTGGTACCTCGAGCGGCTGTTGCCGATCCAGCGCCGGCTGGTCAAGGCGCTGCGCCCGGTGCTCAACCGGGCGGCCGGCGTACCCATGCCCGGTGACGCCGTGTTCGACGCGATCACCCGCCTGCACGGCGAGCTCGACGACGTCCACGCCCTGCTGTCCGGGCCGGGGTCGACGGTGCGGCTCGTCCTCACACCCGAGCAGGTCGTGCTCGCCGAGGCCCGCCGTGCCTACACCAGCCTGTGCCTGTTCGGGTACCGCGTCGACGGCGTGGTCGCCAACCGGGTCTTCCCGGCCGGTGACGACGACCCGTGGCGTGCGGGCTGGGTCACCGCCCAGGCAGCGGTGCTGCGCGAGGTCGCCCAGTCGTTCAGCGGACTGCCGGTGTGGACCTCGGAGTACCAGGCCGCCGAACCGGTGGGGGTTCCGGCGCTCAGCGTCCTCGCCGCCGACCTGTACGACGGCGCCGACCCGCTCGCCGTACCCGCGGGCGACGGGCCGTTCCGGGTCGCCCGCGGCGACGACGGGGGAGCCGTCGCCCACCTGTCCCTGCCCAACGTGTCCCGCTCGGAGGTCGACCTGGCCCGCAACGGCGACGAGCTCGTGCTGACGGTCGGCTCGTACCGCCGCCTGTTGACGCTGCCGCCCGGTCTGGCGCGGCTGCGGGTGGCCGGCGCGAGCGTGGTCGAGGGAGAGCTCCGTGTGCGGTTCGCCGAGCCCGAGCCGGTGGATGCCCGATGA
- a CDS encoding SRPBCC family protein: protein MAEQTSSSIVVDAPAADVMAVIADFAAYPQWAKGVTVADVRSSYDAADPAQGGRAREVFFALDVSPIKDEYTLAYVWDGDRQVTWTLVEGKMLKALEGAYVLRERGGSTEVTYRLALDVSIPLIGMLKRKGEKILIDTALKGLKKRVESGA, encoded by the coding sequence ATGGCCGAACAGACGTCCTCGTCGATCGTCGTCGACGCGCCCGCCGCCGATGTGATGGCCGTCATCGCGGACTTCGCGGCCTACCCGCAGTGGGCCAAGGGCGTCACCGTCGCCGACGTGCGCTCGTCCTACGACGCAGCCGACCCGGCGCAGGGCGGCCGGGCCCGCGAGGTGTTCTTCGCGCTGGACGTCTCGCCGATCAAGGACGAGTACACGCTCGCCTACGTCTGGGACGGCGACCGCCAGGTCACCTGGACCCTCGTCGAGGGCAAGATGCTCAAGGCGCTCGAAGGTGCCTACGTGCTGCGCGAGCGCGGCGGCTCGACCGAGGTGACCTACCGGCTCGCGCTGGACGTCTCCATCCCGCTGATCGGCATGCTCAAGCGCAAGGGCGAGAAGATCCTGATCGACACTGCGCTCAAGGGCCTGAAGAAGCGCGTCGAGTCCGGCGCCTGA
- a CDS encoding AMP-binding protein: MREYSTPQTIEIPTTGNLTDDVVRNAAEAPQAVQFGRANAEGGWDDVSCATFLAEVSAVAKGLMAAGVQAGDRVAVISRTRYEWTLLDYAIWFAGAATVPIYESSSEEQINWILSDSGARVVVCEDAGHGARVEATRATLPALEHLWTIEDGAIATLTELGTGVSDAELETRRQAAGPGDLATLIYTSGTTGRPKGCMLTHDNFQTELGVAVAELERLFDAEGASTLLFLPLAHVFARIIQVGCIKSRTRLGHSADIKNLLPQLASFQPTFILAVPRVFEKVFNTASQKATADGKGKIFDRAAEAAIAYSRALEGGRIPVRVRAQHALFSRLVYGKLRTALGGRCEFAVSGGAPLGDRLGHFYRGIGVTVLEGYGLTETTAALTVNLPDAQKVGTVGRPIPGTAVRIADDGELLFRGGQVFTGYWNNPDATAEAIDGDGWFHTGDVGEVDDEGFVRITGRKKEILVTAGGKNVAPAVLEDRVRASALVSQCLVVGDGQPFIAALVTIDEEAFPVWAEQHGKTGKVADLVDDEDLRAEVQAAIDEANKAVSKAESIRKFAILPTDWTEEAGQVTPSLKLKRNVVMRECRDEIAALYG, from the coding sequence GTGCGCGAGTACTCGACCCCGCAGACCATCGAGATCCCGACGACGGGCAACCTCACCGACGACGTGGTCCGCAACGCGGCCGAGGCGCCGCAGGCCGTCCAGTTCGGCCGGGCCAACGCCGAGGGCGGCTGGGACGACGTGTCGTGCGCCACCTTCCTCGCCGAGGTGTCGGCCGTCGCGAAGGGCCTGATGGCCGCAGGCGTCCAGGCCGGCGACCGGGTGGCCGTGATCTCGCGCACCCGCTACGAGTGGACCCTGCTCGACTACGCGATCTGGTTCGCCGGCGCCGCGACGGTGCCGATCTACGAGTCCTCCTCGGAGGAGCAGATCAACTGGATCCTCTCCGACTCCGGCGCCCGTGTCGTGGTCTGCGAGGACGCCGGCCACGGCGCCCGGGTCGAGGCCACCCGCGCCACGCTGCCGGCGCTCGAGCACCTGTGGACCATCGAGGACGGCGCGATCGCGACGCTGACCGAGCTGGGGACGGGCGTCAGCGACGCCGAGCTCGAGACCCGCCGGCAGGCGGCCGGCCCGGGCGACCTGGCGACGCTGATCTACACCTCGGGCACCACCGGCCGCCCGAAGGGCTGCATGCTCACCCACGACAATTTCCAGACCGAGCTCGGCGTCGCGGTCGCCGAGCTCGAGCGGCTCTTCGACGCCGAGGGCGCCTCGACCCTGCTGTTCCTGCCGCTCGCCCACGTCTTCGCGCGGATCATCCAGGTCGGCTGCATCAAGTCCCGCACCCGGCTCGGGCACAGCGCCGACATCAAGAACCTGCTGCCGCAGCTGGCGAGCTTCCAGCCCACCTTCATCCTCGCGGTCCCCCGGGTCTTCGAGAAGGTCTTCAACACCGCCTCGCAGAAGGCGACCGCCGACGGCAAGGGCAAGATCTTCGACCGGGCGGCGGAGGCTGCGATCGCCTACTCACGCGCCCTCGAGGGCGGACGCATCCCCGTCCGGGTGCGGGCGCAGCACGCCCTGTTCTCCCGGCTGGTCTACGGCAAGCTGCGCACGGCGCTCGGCGGCAGGTGCGAGTTCGCCGTCTCCGGCGGCGCGCCGCTGGGCGACCGGCTCGGTCACTTCTACCGCGGGATCGGGGTGACGGTGCTCGAGGGCTACGGCCTCACCGAGACCACCGCCGCACTCACCGTGAACCTGCCCGACGCCCAGAAGGTCGGCACCGTGGGCCGCCCGATCCCGGGCACCGCCGTACGGATCGCCGACGACGGCGAGCTGTTGTTCCGCGGTGGGCAGGTCTTCACGGGCTACTGGAACAACCCCGACGCGACGGCCGAGGCGATCGACGGCGACGGCTGGTTCCACACCGGTGACGTCGGCGAGGTCGACGACGAGGGCTTCGTGCGGATCACCGGGCGCAAGAAGGAGATCCTGGTGACCGCGGGCGGGAAGAACGTGGCCCCCGCCGTCCTCGAGGACCGCGTCCGGGCCTCCGCGCTCGTCAGCCAGTGCCTGGTCGTCGGCGACGGCCAGCCCTTCATCGCGGCGCTCGTCACGATCGACGAGGAGGCCTTCCCCGTCTGGGCCGAGCAGCACGGCAAGACCGGGAAGGTGGCCGACCTCGTCGACGACGAGGACCTGCGCGCCGAGGTCCAGGCCGCGATCGACGAGGCCAACAAGGCGGTGTCGAAGGCCGAGTCGATCAGGAAGTTCGCGATCCTGCCGACGGACTGGACCGAGGAGGCCGGCCAGGTGACGCCGAGCCTCAAGCTCAAGCGGAACGTCGTCATGCGCGAGTGCCGCGACGAGATCGCCGCACTGTACGGCTGA
- a CDS encoding RcpC/CpaB family pilus assembly protein, which produces MLLVVAAVIAALGVGLVFVFARSAESRAAEKYQTTKVVTVAAGKTVLPGESIKSALDTGKLAETAVPQGQVLDNALRQGDLGDLDGKVALTTLYAGEQLLSTKFGGVGDPVDVASLPLPTGMIAKPESFDLPVGSFIEPGSQLAVFLTVNPSTPTCLLIDRVTVISKGAQTETATDTSGDGVAEKAPALHLAVTQEQFEWLQDGRERGELSVALLNAESEVQLDKTGPCATIRDSE; this is translated from the coding sequence TTGTTGCTCGTCGTGGCAGCGGTGATCGCCGCGCTCGGCGTCGGGCTCGTTTTCGTCTTCGCCCGCAGCGCCGAGTCGCGTGCAGCAGAGAAGTACCAGACGACGAAGGTCGTCACGGTCGCCGCCGGCAAGACCGTGCTTCCCGGCGAGAGCATCAAGTCGGCACTCGACACCGGCAAGCTCGCCGAGACCGCCGTTCCGCAGGGCCAGGTCCTCGACAACGCGCTGCGCCAGGGCGACCTCGGCGACCTCGACGGCAAGGTCGCGCTCACCACCCTGTACGCCGGAGAGCAGCTCCTGTCGACGAAGTTCGGTGGCGTCGGCGACCCGGTCGACGTGGCCTCGCTGCCGCTGCCCACGGGGATGATCGCGAAGCCGGAGTCGTTCGACCTGCCGGTGGGCTCCTTCATCGAGCCCGGCTCCCAGCTCGCCGTCTTCCTGACCGTCAACCCGAGCACGCCCACCTGCCTGCTCATCGACCGCGTCACCGTGATCTCGAAGGGCGCCCAGACCGAGACGGCCACCGACACCAGCGGCGACGGCGTCGCCGAGAAGGCCCCGGCCCTGCACCTCGCCGTGACCCAGGAGCAGTTCGAGTGGCTCCAGGACGGTCGAGAGCGCGGCGAGCTCTCCGTGGCCCTGCTCAACGCAGAGAGCGAGGTCCAGCTCGACAAGACCGGACCTTGCGCCACCATCCGCGACAGCGAGTGA
- a CDS encoding AAA family ATPase: protein MPVLVEQDPSLVDSLVRAMPTGSHAVASTDRAVAWLDQHQDEYVVALGPTVDLGAALATAEELRIKRPTVSVVLVRHQFDTEVLTRAMHAGIRDVVVAGGDEKALTSAVERAHQLYQALRGPGGARQLGRVVTVFSPKGGVGKTTSSVNLALALTDRGARKVCLVDLDLAFGDVAITMQLFPTHSIEQAVGSEDSIDLAMLEGLLTRHQDSLTVLAAPAHPDVRERVTPLLISRILRALRDGFDYIVVDTSPSFDDATLTALDETDECVIVATLDVPTLKNVKVALETMDMLSIARGHRHLLLNRADDEVGISVDKVESILNMPVSAQVATAVDIAAATNAGTPIVSHKPGHPASLAYAHLAAAVTGEPVPAPSSGTAVQPEPPRSRGLFRRGRG from the coding sequence ATGCCGGTTCTCGTCGAACAGGATCCGTCGCTCGTCGACAGCCTGGTGCGCGCCATGCCCACCGGTTCCCACGCGGTCGCGTCGACCGACCGCGCCGTGGCCTGGCTCGACCAGCACCAGGACGAGTACGTCGTGGCCCTCGGCCCGACCGTCGACCTCGGCGCGGCCCTCGCGACCGCCGAGGAGCTGCGCATCAAGCGCCCCACCGTCAGCGTCGTCCTGGTCCGCCACCAGTTCGACACCGAGGTCCTGACCAGGGCGATGCACGCCGGCATCCGCGACGTCGTCGTCGCGGGCGGCGACGAGAAGGCGCTGACCAGCGCCGTCGAGCGCGCCCACCAGCTCTACCAGGCACTGCGCGGACCGGGCGGCGCCCGTCAGCTCGGCCGGGTCGTGACCGTGTTCTCCCCCAAGGGTGGCGTCGGCAAGACGACGTCCTCGGTCAACCTGGCGCTCGCGCTCACCGACCGCGGCGCCCGCAAGGTGTGCCTGGTCGACCTCGACCTGGCCTTCGGCGACGTCGCGATCACGATGCAGCTGTTCCCGACCCACTCGATCGAGCAGGCCGTCGGCTCGGAGGACTCGATCGACCTCGCCATGCTCGAGGGCCTGCTGACCCGGCACCAGGACTCACTCACGGTCCTCGCGGCCCCGGCCCACCCCGACGTGCGCGAGCGGGTCACTCCCCTGCTGATCTCGCGGATCCTGCGGGCACTGCGCGACGGCTTCGACTACATCGTGGTCGACACGTCGCCGTCGTTCGACGACGCCACCTTGACGGCACTGGACGAGACCGACGAGTGCGTCATCGTGGCGACGCTCGACGTACCGACCCTGAAGAACGTCAAGGTCGCCCTCGAGACCATGGACATGCTGAGCATCGCCCGCGGTCACCGGCACCTGCTGCTCAACCGGGCCGACGACGAGGTCGGCATCAGCGTCGACAAGGTCGAGAGCATCCTCAACATGCCGGTCAGCGCGCAGGTCGCGACGGCCGTCGACATCGCCGCCGCCACGAACGCCGGCACGCCGATCGTCTCGCACAAGCCGGGCCACCCGGCGAGCCTCGCGTACGCGCACCTCGCCGCCGCGGTCACCGGTGAGCCGGTCCCCGCGCCGTCGTCGGGCACGGCCGTGCAGCCCGAGCCGCCCCGCTCGCGCGGCCTGTTCCGCCGGGGAAGGGGCTGA
- a CDS encoding CpaF family protein, which translates to MSSLSERLAAARREAASQGRHAATPSADAEVLADVVSVTEQPAPAPVATHAVVEAPAPHRNPGPLSSRAAAAATDGKPGRRMAGTENDRLEDLKSSVHTELIKQLGPHLYDAEMDQDELDQTVRSVLSDVLGAQDRPLSAADRVRVTQEITDDILGYGPIDPYLRDPEVSEVMVNGHDDVWLERDGRLVKAEAHFADEAHLRRTIDKIVSRIGRRVDESSPMVDARLPDGSRVNAIVPPLAIDGSALTIRKFSTDPLTVQDLINFGSLTPQTADFLDACVRGRLNVIVSGGTGAGKTTTLNVLSSFIPTDERIVTIEDAAELQLKQDHVVRLESRPANIEGKGAVTIRDLVRNSLRMRPDRIVVGEVRDASALDMLQAMNTGHDGSICTLHSNGPRDTLARMETMVLMAGMDLPIRAIREQVASAVDLIVHQTRFKDGSRRITHITEVERMEGDIITLQDIFVFDNSAGFDENGRILGRLRSTGLRPKFVEKLAYANVAVDPTIFRTERI; encoded by the coding sequence ATGTCCAGCCTCTCCGAGCGCCTCGCCGCCGCACGTCGCGAGGCCGCCTCGCAGGGTCGCCACGCCGCCACCCCGAGCGCCGACGCCGAGGTCCTCGCCGACGTCGTGAGCGTCACCGAGCAGCCAGCGCCTGCACCGGTCGCGACCCACGCCGTCGTCGAGGCGCCGGCCCCGCACCGCAACCCCGGTCCGCTCTCGTCACGCGCTGCGGCCGCGGCCACCGACGGGAAGCCGGGCCGCCGCATGGCGGGCACCGAGAACGACCGTCTCGAGGACCTCAAGTCCAGCGTCCACACCGAGCTGATCAAGCAGCTCGGCCCGCACCTGTACGACGCCGAGATGGACCAGGACGAGCTCGACCAGACGGTCCGCTCGGTCCTCTCCGACGTGCTCGGCGCCCAGGACCGGCCGCTCAGCGCGGCCGACCGGGTCCGGGTCACCCAGGAGATCACCGACGACATCCTCGGCTACGGCCCGATCGACCCGTACCTGCGCGACCCCGAGGTCTCCGAGGTGATGGTCAACGGCCACGACGACGTCTGGCTCGAGCGCGACGGACGACTGGTCAAGGCCGAGGCGCACTTCGCGGACGAGGCCCACCTGCGCCGCACGATCGACAAGATCGTCTCGCGGATCGGCCGCCGCGTCGACGAGTCCTCCCCCATGGTCGACGCACGCCTGCCCGACGGCAGCCGCGTCAACGCCATCGTCCCGCCGCTGGCGATCGACGGTTCCGCGCTGACCATCCGGAAGTTCTCGACCGACCCGCTCACGGTGCAGGACCTGATCAACTTCGGGTCGCTGACGCCGCAGACCGCCGACTTCCTCGACGCCTGCGTGCGGGGGCGGCTCAACGTGATCGTCTCCGGCGGCACCGGCGCCGGCAAGACGACCACCCTCAACGTGCTGTCGTCGTTCATCCCGACCGACGAGCGGATCGTCACCATCGAGGACGCCGCCGAGCTGCAGCTCAAGCAGGACCACGTCGTGCGGCTCGAGTCCCGCCCCGCCAACATCGAGGGCAAGGGCGCCGTGACCATCCGCGACCTGGTCCGCAACAGCCTGCGCATGCGGCCCGACCGCATCGTCGTCGGCGAGGTCCGCGACGCCTCCGCGCTCGACATGCTCCAGGCCATGAACACCGGCCACGACGGCTCCATCTGCACCCTGCACTCCAACGGACCGCGCGACACGCTCGCCCGCATGGAGACGATGGTGCTGATGGCCGGAATGGACCTGCCGATCCGCGCCATCCGCGAGCAGGTGGCCTCCGCGGTCGACCTGATCGTGCACCAGACCCGGTTCAAGGACGGATCGCGCCGGATCACCCACATCACCGAGGTGGAGCGGATGGAGGGCGACATCATCACCCTCCAGGACATCTTCGTCTTCGACAACTCGGCCGGGTTCGACGAGAACGGCCGGATCCTCGGGCGCCTGCGCTCGACCGGCCTGCGGCCGAAGTTCGTCGAGAAGCTGGCCTACGCCAACGTCGCCGTCGATCCCACGATCTTCCGGACGGAACGCATCTGA
- a CDS encoding type II secretion system F family protein encodes MPGQQIVRRGAALLVGPVIALFVVLAGAPAYAEDGGIAHVESTGDGIRILVDVPSGSQVDLAGVTATLDGTALDASASHTTSESAVRRTTVLAIDTSNSMRKQGRFEAAQKAASTYLDTVPDDVEVGIVTFDSTVDVALEPTTDRAAARTVIDGLSLQRNTLLYDGIIAATDVAGDSGQRSMLLLSDGADAGSTASIEDAVAAIKDAGTRVTIVGLDLAEDQLTPLRTIADSGKGEVITSSGAALAAAFAEQAEALADQVLVTAPLPDGFSAKVATVEVSLPTSDGTAVVARSLATIEAASTPGAAAPLPTIADPDTGFTAPGWLLWVGVGVFAVGLVSVAVLLVPAKPAPMSIADRVTAYSTRVTGVEDLARRSSSSKPQADPVLDQAKAAAAEILQRNSALNDRMTRRLTAAGSEFKPSEWLLLHIGAVLAGGVVGLLLGQGSIVLGLLFMLVGFALPPFYLRFMAGRRKRAFDAALPEVLQLLSGALSAGLSLAQAVDTVVREGPEPIASEFKRVLVEARIGVSIEDAFEGVAQRFESKDFGWAVMAIRIQRQVGGNLAELLTTVASTMRERQYLRRHVRALSAEGRLSAIILCALPILFALFLFLTNREFLHPLVADIRGWILLGFGVLWMTIGSFLMSRMVRVEA; translated from the coding sequence ATGCCCGGGCAGCAGATCGTCCGTCGGGGCGCGGCGCTGCTGGTCGGCCCCGTCATCGCCCTGTTCGTCGTGCTCGCCGGCGCACCGGCGTACGCCGAGGACGGCGGCATCGCCCACGTCGAGTCCACCGGTGACGGCATCCGGATCCTGGTCGACGTCCCGTCCGGAAGCCAGGTCGACCTCGCAGGGGTGACCGCGACACTCGACGGCACGGCGCTGGACGCCTCCGCGAGCCACACGACGTCGGAGTCCGCGGTCAGGCGCACCACGGTGCTGGCCATCGACACCAGCAACTCGATGCGCAAGCAGGGTCGCTTCGAAGCGGCGCAGAAGGCCGCGTCGACCTACCTCGACACCGTGCCCGACGACGTCGAGGTCGGCATCGTGACCTTCGACAGCACCGTCGACGTCGCCCTCGAGCCGACCACCGACCGCGCCGCCGCGCGGACCGTCATCGACGGGCTCTCGCTGCAGCGCAACACGCTGCTGTACGACGGCATCATCGCCGCCACCGACGTCGCCGGCGACAGCGGCCAGCGCTCGATGCTCCTGCTGTCCGACGGCGCCGACGCGGGCAGCACCGCCTCGATCGAGGACGCCGTGGCCGCGATCAAGGACGCAGGCACCCGGGTCACCATCGTCGGGCTGGACCTCGCCGAGGACCAGCTCACCCCGCTGCGCACGATCGCGGACTCCGGCAAGGGCGAGGTGATCACCTCCAGCGGAGCCGCCCTCGCTGCAGCCTTCGCGGAGCAGGCCGAGGCACTGGCCGACCAGGTGCTCGTCACCGCCCCGCTCCCCGACGGGTTCTCCGCCAAGGTCGCCACCGTCGAGGTCAGCCTGCCGACCAGCGACGGCACGGCCGTCGTGGCCCGCAGCCTGGCCACCATCGAGGCCGCGAGCACCCCCGGCGCTGCCGCGCCGCTGCCCACCATCGCCGACCCGGACACCGGCTTCACCGCCCCGGGATGGCTGCTGTGGGTCGGCGTGGGCGTCTTCGCCGTCGGCCTGGTGTCGGTGGCGGTGCTGCTCGTCCCGGCCAAGCCGGCACCGATGAGCATCGCGGACCGTGTGACGGCGTACAGCACGCGGGTGACGGGGGTCGAGGACCTGGCCAGGAGGTCCAGCTCCTCGAAGCCCCAGGCCGACCCCGTCCTCGACCAGGCGAAGGCCGCCGCAGCCGAGATCCTGCAGCGCAACAGCGCCCTCAACGACCGGATGACCCGGCGGCTCACCGCCGCGGGCAGCGAGTTCAAGCCGTCGGAGTGGCTGCTGCTGCACATCGGTGCCGTGCTCGCCGGCGGCGTCGTGGGCCTGCTGCTCGGGCAGGGCAGCATCGTCCTCGGGCTGCTCTTCATGCTCGTCGGGTTCGCGTTGCCGCCGTTCTACCTGCGCTTCATGGCGGGGCGTCGCAAGCGTGCGTTCGACGCCGCGCTGCCCGAGGTTCTGCAGCTGCTGTCCGGCGCGCTGAGCGCCGGCCTGTCGCTGGCCCAGGCGGTCGACACCGTCGTCCGCGAGGGTCCGGAGCCGATCGCCTCGGAGTTCAAGCGCGTGCTGGTCGAGGCGCGGATCGGTGTCTCGATCGAGGACGCCTTCGAGGGCGTCGCCCAGCGCTTCGAGAGCAAGGACTTCGGCTGGGCGGTCATGGCCATCCGGATCCAGCGCCAGGTCGGCGGCAACCTCGCCGAGCTGCTCACCACGGTCGCCTCGACCATGCGCGAGCGCCAGTACCTGCGCCGGCACGTGCGCGCGCTGTCGGCGGAGGGCCGGCTCTCCGCGATCATCCTGTGCGCGCTGCCGATCCTGTTCGCGCTCTTCTTGTTCCTCACCAACCGTGAGTTCCTGCACCCGCTGGTCGCCGACATCCGCGGCTGGATCCTGCTCGGGTTCGGCGTGTTGTGGATGACGATCGGGTCCTTCCTCATGTCCCGCATGGTCAGGGTGGAGGCGTGA
- a CDS encoding type II secretion system F family protein: protein MLLLLAFLLLLAAIATIGAALAKEAPDGLARALQALEQSGQAGREIAQEADRPFTERVLAPFQARALSLGRRMTGADKADRIRQRLDFAGNPRGWTVDRVLSMKVICAVALPVVVVAYGALLGGSFTVLLVIALASAALGFFGPDLYLYNKASHRADQIKRSLADAVDLLTISVEAGLGFDAALQQVARNTTGPVAEEFSRVLREMQLGMSRSEALKSMGGRSNVDDLNTFVGSMVQADAFGIPIAQVLRVQSNEIRVKRRQYAEEKAQQVPVKIMVPLILFILPCLFIVVMGPAVLNAIDAFNNK, encoded by the coding sequence ATGCTGCTCCTGCTCGCATTCCTGCTGCTGTTGGCGGCGATCGCCACGATCGGCGCCGCGCTCGCCAAGGAGGCACCGGACGGTCTCGCGCGAGCGCTCCAAGCGCTGGAGCAGTCTGGCCAGGCCGGTCGCGAGATCGCCCAGGAGGCCGACCGTCCGTTCACCGAGCGGGTCCTGGCGCCCTTCCAGGCCCGCGCTCTGTCCCTGGGTCGGCGCATGACCGGCGCGGACAAGGCCGACCGGATCCGCCAACGCCTCGACTTCGCCGGGAACCCGCGCGGGTGGACCGTCGACCGCGTCCTGTCCATGAAGGTGATCTGCGCCGTGGCGCTGCCGGTCGTCGTCGTGGCCTACGGCGCCCTGCTCGGCGGCTCCTTCACGGTCCTGCTGGTCATCGCCCTGGCGAGCGCCGCGCTCGGCTTCTTCGGGCCCGACCTCTACCTCTACAACAAGGCCTCCCACCGCGCCGACCAGATCAAGCGCAGCCTCGCCGACGCGGTCGACCTGCTCACCATCAGCGTGGAAGCCGGCCTCGGCTTCGACGCCGCGCTGCAGCAGGTCGCACGCAACACCACGGGGCCCGTCGCGGAGGAGTTCTCCCGCGTGCTGCGGGAGATGCAGCTCGGCATGAGCCGCTCGGAGGCCCTCAAGTCGATGGGCGGGCGCAGCAACGTCGACGACCTCAACACCTTCGTCGGATCGATGGTGCAGGCCGACGCCTTCGGCATCCCCATCGCGCAGGTCCTGCGGGTCCAGTCGAACGAGATCCGGGTCAAGCGGCGTCAGTACGCCGAGGAGAAGGCCCAGCAGGTGCCGGTGAAGATCATGGTCCCGCTGATCCTGTTCATCCTGCCCTGCCTGTTCATCGTGGTGATGGGCCCTGCGGTGCTGAACGCGATCGACGCGTTCAACAACAAGTGA